One Clostridia bacterium DNA window includes the following coding sequences:
- the wecB gene encoding UDP-N-acetylglucosamine 2-epimerase (non-hydrolyzing) produces MNKLKVMTVFGTRPEAVKMAPLVKELEKSDQIESIVCVTAQHRQMLDQVLNMFEITPHHDLNIMQNRQTLIDITVRSLEGLSQVFEQVKPDIVLVHGDTTTTFVGSLAAFYSHISVGHVEAGLRTFDKYFPFPEEMNRKLTAALSDIHFAPTATNKTNLLNEGVQDDKIYTTGNTVIDALKTTVKKDYVFENENLQKIDYNCSRVITVTAHRRENLGEPLKNICRALKYIADKYTDIQVVYPVHLNPAVQEVARDILGGHSRVHLVNPLDVQDMHNLMDRSYIIMTDSGGLQEEAPSLGKPVLVLRNETERPEAINAGTVKLAGTEESKIIQLAEELLESTEEYNKMARAVNPYGDGHASERIVKALLYEFGYSSEKPQKFRV; encoded by the coding sequence ATGAACAAACTGAAAGTAATGACAGTTTTCGGCACAAGGCCTGAAGCAGTCAAAATGGCACCTCTTGTAAAGGAACTGGAGAAATCCGATCAGATAGAATCCATTGTCTGTGTTACTGCCCAGCACAGACAAATGCTTGACCAGGTCTTAAACATGTTTGAAATAACTCCTCATCATGATCTGAATATAATGCAAAACAGACAAACCTTAATTGATATAACAGTAAGGTCCCTGGAAGGGTTAAGCCAGGTATTTGAGCAGGTCAAACCTGACATCGTGCTGGTACACGGAGATACAACCACTACGTTTGTAGGCAGTCTGGCAGCCTTTTATAGCCATATTTCTGTAGGACATGTGGAAGCGGGCCTAAGGACATTTGATAAGTATTTCCCTTTCCCTGAAGAAATGAACAGGAAACTTACAGCTGCCCTATCAGATATACACTTTGCCCCAACAGCAACAAATAAGACAAACCTTCTAAACGAAGGAGTACAGGATGATAAAATCTATACAACCGGAAATACCGTAATAGATGCTCTTAAAACAACAGTAAAAAAAGATTATGTTTTTGAAAATGAAAATCTGCAAAAAATTGATTACAATTGCAGCAGAGTAATAACAGTCACTGCACATAGAAGAGAAAATCTCGGCGAACCTCTTAAAAATATTTGCCGTGCTCTTAAGTATATAGCAGACAAATACACTGACATACAGGTAGTCTATCCCGTACATCTTAATCCTGCCGTACAGGAGGTTGCAAGAGATATTTTGGGAGGGCACAGCAGAGTACATCTGGTTAACCCGCTGGATGTCCAGGATATGCACAACCTGATGGACAGATCATACATCATTATGACAGATTCCGGTGGCCTGCAGGAAGAGGCTCCATCCCTCGGAAAGCCTGTTCTGGTCTTGAGAAATGAAACTGAAAGGCCTGAAGCCATAAACGCAGGAACGGTAAAGCTTGCAGGTACTGAAGAAAGTAAAATAATTCAACTCGCCGAGGAATTGCTTGAAAGTACCGAAGAATATAACAAAATGGCTAGGGCTGTTAATCCGTATGGGGACGGCCATGCATCT